Part of the Labilibaculum antarcticum genome, TATCATTCTGTTTTAAGATGTAATCGCCCATAAAACGACGCGATTCACGACGACCAGGAATTGAACCAATCCAATCCAATGCAATATTATCAGCTTCCGGAAAATCACCTGAATTCTTGATATAATCCCAAACTCCATAAAAATAAGCCATCAGCTTGTGACGATTCTTTTCACGATCGACAATAATATCAAAATCACTAGCTACTTCAACCCACCAAAATCCTTCTTTCACCTGTTTGATTCTACGGTGCTTGTCTTTAAAAGCAGTCTCGTGATCGAATGGAATGACATAAGCCGGAGCTTTAAACGGCATCGGACGTCCCATATCTTTAGTAACCATCATGATGCAATCGCCCATCACCCAGCCATCAGCTTGATCTGGAGCATAAGATTCCCCAAACTCTTCTTTGCCTTCTCGGCCAGTACGATATTCGGCACCAGCAATAGCTGCCAGAAGGCCATCGCCCGAGCAATCAATAAATTGAGTGGCATTTATAGTGAATTCTGTTTCTGTAGTTCCTCCCCAACAAATAGCCGATTTTATGGTAGTACCATCCATCACAGCATCAACAGCCTGTGTGTTTAGCATTAATTCCAAATTGGGTTCACGAACAACAAAATTATACAAAACATGATCCCAAACAGGATATGATTCCTGCTTATTATAAACCCAGTTTTCAATGAGTATTTCTTCCACGATTCCAGTTTCCCGTTCCTGTGGAGCACCATTTACAGTAACACGCATTTCGCTGGAAGCATTCCCGCCCAAAACAGGCCTGTCTTGAATTAATATTGTTTTTGCCCCATTTCTTGCAGCTGATATAGCAGCTGAAATTCCTGCCATTCCGGCACCAATCACAACAACATCAGAATTCAGGGTTTGCTTTCTGCTTGGAATTCCCTTTTTTCCTATAGCTACCTGCAACCAATTGTCTTTCAATCGATCATTCGTAGCATTATCTATAATCGCCGGAGCAGCATTTGCAATAACTGGAAGTAATCCTGTTGCAACAACTCCTAATGCACCTTTTACAAAAAAATCTCTTCTTTTCATCTTATTCAAATTGAGTTTTACTCCTTACTATTCCAAATTGCAG contains:
- a CDS encoding FAD-dependent oxidoreductase, coding for MKRRDFFVKGALGVVATGLLPVIANAAPAIIDNATNDRLKDNWLQVAIGKKGIPSRKQTLNSDVVVIGAGMAGISAAISAARNGAKTILIQDRPVLGGNASSEMRVTVNGAPQERETGIVEEILIENWVYNKQESYPVWDHVLYNFVVREPNLELMLNTQAVDAVMDGTTIKSAICWGGTTETEFTINATQFIDCSGDGLLAAIAGAEYRTGREGKEEFGESYAPDQADGWVMGDCIMMVTKDMGRPMPFKAPAYVIPFDHETAFKDKHRRIKQVKEGFWWVEVASDFDIIVDREKNRHKLMAYFYGVWDYIKNSGDFPEADNIALDWIGSIPGRRESRRFMGDYILKQNDILEDSHFEDAIGFGGWSLDEHNPGGIENLEEPASYFHDRSKNVYEVPYGILYSKNIDNLSFAGRNASLTHIALSSTRIISTCSLMGQAVGTGAAICLNKGINPRELRNKHINELQEQLMRDDVFIPNRIAVDENDLAKKAKVIMGSSTVSGDCKLLVDGVSRDRTDEIHHWEANGVNAELQLEWEKPVEISKVELKGDTNVLRRMMMHKNPQKNIQNKQVLDVPPELIKTASVEARIKGQWIEVAQINENITRVIKTSFNQVKTTAIRVKLKETWGYKNAKLFEIRCYS